A genomic region of Mycolicibacterium poriferae contains the following coding sequences:
- a CDS encoding SDR family oxidoreductase has translation MTDAVDSAVKLGLEGRVVLVTGGVRGVGAGISAVFAGQGATVVTCARRPGDESPWEFHPCDIRDDDAVKALIDTIVADHGRLDVVINNAGGSPHVPAAEASAKFSRKILELNLLGALSVSTHANQVMQGQESGGAIVNIGSVSGRRPTPGTVAYGAAKAGMENITATLAVEWAPKVRVNSVIVGMVETEQADLFYGDADSIAAISQNVPLGRLAKPADIGWATAFLASDAASYISGASLEVHGGGEPPHYLSTTTADIRK, from the coding sequence GTGACTGACGCCGTCGACAGTGCTGTCAAGCTGGGCCTGGAAGGTCGTGTCGTGCTGGTGACGGGGGGTGTGCGCGGCGTTGGTGCCGGCATCAGCGCGGTGTTCGCCGGCCAGGGGGCGACCGTCGTGACCTGCGCACGGCGCCCCGGAGACGAGTCGCCGTGGGAGTTCCATCCGTGCGACATCCGTGACGACGATGCCGTCAAGGCGCTCATCGACACGATCGTCGCCGATCACGGCCGCCTCGACGTCGTGATCAACAACGCCGGCGGCTCACCGCACGTACCTGCTGCCGAGGCATCGGCCAAGTTCAGCCGCAAGATCCTCGAGTTGAACCTGCTTGGCGCCCTGTCGGTCTCGACCCACGCCAACCAGGTCATGCAGGGCCAGGAGTCGGGCGGCGCGATCGTCAACATCGGCAGTGTCAGCGGACGGCGTCCCACCCCGGGCACGGTGGCCTACGGTGCGGCCAAGGCCGGCATGGAGAACATCACCGCCACGCTGGCCGTCGAGTGGGCGCCGAAGGTCCGCGTGAACAGCGTCATCGTCGGCATGGTCGAGACCGAACAGGCCGACCTGTTCTACGGCGACGCTGACTCCATCGCGGCGATCTCGCAGAACGTTCCGCTGGGCAGGCTCGCCAAACCGGCCGACATCGGCTGGGCCACCGCGTTTCTGGCGTCCGATGCGGCGTCATACATCAGTGGTGCGTCGCTCGAGGTGCACGGCGGCGGCGAGCCGCCGCACTATCTGTCGACCACCACCGCCGATATCAGAAAGTAG
- a CDS encoding nitroreductase family deazaflavin-dependent oxidoreductase: MSRFNTWIYKATGGRLGYSWRGGSNRFSAPPPVGILTTTGRKSGQPRDSPLLFLREGNRIVLVASQGGRATNPMWYLNIQANPRVKFQIKNEVLELTARDATDAERDEYWPKLDAIYPDFANYRSWTDRKIPIILCDPV; encoded by the coding sequence ATGTCGCGTTTCAACACGTGGATCTACAAGGCGACCGGTGGCCGGCTCGGCTACAGCTGGCGCGGCGGGTCCAACCGGTTCTCCGCTCCGCCACCGGTGGGCATCCTGACGACGACCGGACGCAAGTCGGGACAGCCGCGGGACAGTCCGCTGCTGTTCCTGCGGGAGGGCAACCGCATCGTTCTCGTCGCCTCGCAGGGCGGTCGGGCCACCAATCCGATGTGGTACCTGAACATCCAGGCCAATCCGCGGGTGAAGTTCCAGATCAAGAACGAGGTGCTCGAGTTGACGGCCCGCGACGCGACCGACGCCGAGCGTGACGAGTACTGGCCCAAGCTCGACGCCATCTACCCCGACTTCGCCAACTACCGGTCCTGGACCGACCGGAAGATCCCGATCATTCTCTGCGATCCGGTCTGA
- a CDS encoding cytochrome P450, which produces MPGPSSCPISSDFDFLDPDVNLKALPIDELAELRKSEPIHWVDVPGGTGGFGDKGYWLVTKHADVKEVSKRSDIFGSSPDGAIPVWPQEMTRDAIDLQKNVLLNMDAPQHTRLRKIISRGFTPRAIGRLRDELNERAQNIAREAVAAGTGDFVERVSCELPLQAIAELLGVPQDDRDKLFRWSNEMTGGEDPEYADIDPAMSSFELITYAMKMAEERSKNPTEDIVTKLIEADIEGEKLSDDEFGFFVIMLAVAGNETTRNSITHGMVALANNPQQWELYKKDRPETAADEIIRWATPVSAFQRTALEDTVLSGVQIKKGERVVMSYRSANFDEEVFDDPHTFNILRDPNPHVGFGGTGAHYCIGANLARMTINLIFNAVADHMPDLKPIGEPERLRSGWLNGIKHWQVDFTGTCPVTS; this is translated from the coding sequence ATGCCAGGACCGTCCTCATGCCCGATCTCGTCGGACTTCGATTTCCTCGATCCGGACGTCAACCTCAAAGCCCTGCCCATCGACGAACTCGCCGAGCTGCGCAAGTCCGAGCCCATTCACTGGGTTGACGTGCCCGGTGGCACGGGTGGCTTCGGAGACAAAGGCTACTGGTTGGTCACCAAGCACGCCGACGTCAAGGAGGTGTCCAAGCGCAGCGACATCTTCGGCAGTTCGCCCGACGGCGCCATCCCGGTGTGGCCGCAGGAGATGACCCGCGACGCGATCGACCTGCAGAAGAACGTGTTGCTGAACATGGACGCGCCGCAGCACACCCGGCTGCGCAAGATCATCTCGCGTGGTTTCACCCCCCGCGCCATCGGCCGCCTGCGGGATGAGCTGAACGAACGGGCTCAGAACATCGCCCGCGAGGCCGTGGCCGCGGGCACGGGCGACTTCGTCGAGCGGGTTTCCTGCGAGCTGCCGCTGCAGGCCATCGCCGAACTGCTCGGCGTCCCGCAGGATGATCGCGACAAGCTCTTCCGCTGGTCCAACGAGATGACCGGCGGCGAAGACCCGGAGTACGCCGACATCGACCCGGCCATGTCCTCCTTCGAGTTGATCACCTACGCGATGAAGATGGCCGAGGAGCGGAGCAAGAATCCGACCGAGGACATCGTCACGAAGCTGATCGAGGCCGACATCGAGGGCGAGAAGCTCTCCGACGACGAGTTCGGTTTCTTCGTCATCATGCTGGCGGTGGCCGGCAACGAGACGACCCGCAACTCGATCACCCACGGCATGGTCGCGCTGGCGAACAACCCGCAGCAGTGGGAGCTGTACAAGAAGGACCGCCCGGAGACCGCCGCCGACGAGATCATCCGCTGGGCCACCCCGGTATCGGCGTTCCAGCGCACCGCGCTGGAGGACACCGTGCTGTCGGGCGTGCAGATCAAGAAGGGGGAGCGGGTGGTGATGTCCTACCGCTCAGCCAACTTCGACGAAGAGGTCTTCGACGATCCGCACACGTTCAACATCCTGCGCGACCCGAATCCGCACGTCGGGTTCGGCGGCACCGGAGCCCATTACTGCATCGGCGCGAACCTGGCCCGGATGACGATCAACCTGATCTTCAACGCCGTCGCCGACCACATGCCTGATCTGAAGCCGATCGGCGAGCCCGAGCGGCTACGGTCGGGGTGGCTCAACGGCATCAAGCACTGGCAGGTGGACTTCACCGGCACATGTCCGGTCACCAGCTGA
- a CDS encoding steroid 3-ketoacyl-CoA thiolase → MGNPVIVEATRSPIGKRNGWLSGLHATELLGSVQKALVEKAGIDPGTVEQVIGGCVTQFGEQSNNITRVGWLVAGLPDHVGATTIDCQCGSGQQANGLIAGLIATGAIDVGIACGIEAMSRVGLGANAGPDRSIIRPSSWDIDLPDQFTAAERIAKRRGISREDIDRFGLDSQRKAQQAWAEGRFDREISPIEAPVLDENKQPTAERAPVTRDQGLRDTTLEGLASLKPVMEGGIHTAGTSSQISDGAAAVLWMDEDKAKALGLKPRARIVSQALVGAEPYYHLDGPVQSTAKVLEKAGMKIGDIDITEINEAFASVVLSWARVHEPDMDTVNVNGGAIALGHPVGSTGSRLITTALHELERTDKTTALITMCAGGALSTGTIIERI, encoded by the coding sequence ATGGGTAACCCTGTCATCGTCGAAGCCACTCGCAGCCCGATCGGCAAGCGCAACGGTTGGTTGTCAGGTCTGCACGCGACCGAATTGCTGGGCTCGGTGCAGAAGGCACTGGTCGAGAAGGCCGGTATCGACCCCGGCACCGTCGAGCAGGTCATCGGCGGATGTGTCACGCAGTTCGGCGAGCAGTCCAACAACATCACCCGGGTGGGGTGGCTGGTGGCCGGGCTGCCGGACCACGTCGGCGCAACCACCATCGACTGCCAGTGCGGCAGCGGTCAGCAGGCCAACGGGTTGATCGCCGGCCTCATTGCCACCGGCGCCATCGACGTCGGCATCGCCTGCGGCATCGAGGCGATGAGCCGTGTCGGTCTCGGCGCCAACGCCGGACCCGACCGCAGCATCATCCGGCCGTCGTCCTGGGACATCGACCTGCCCGACCAGTTCACCGCCGCCGAGCGGATCGCCAAGCGGCGCGGCATCTCCCGTGAGGACATCGACCGCTTCGGCCTGGATTCGCAGCGCAAGGCCCAGCAGGCCTGGGCCGAGGGTCGATTCGACCGCGAGATCAGCCCCATCGAGGCCCCGGTGCTCGACGAGAACAAGCAGCCCACCGCCGAGCGGGCGCCGGTCACCCGCGATCAAGGTCTGCGCGACACCACGCTGGAGGGCCTGGCATCGCTGAAGCCCGTCATGGAGGGCGGAATCCACACCGCTGGAACCTCGTCGCAGATCTCCGACGGTGCCGCGGCGGTCCTGTGGATGGACGAGGACAAAGCCAAAGCGCTCGGCCTCAAGCCCCGCGCCCGCATCGTCAGCCAGGCGCTGGTCGGAGCCGAGCCCTACTACCACCTCGACGGCCCCGTGCAGTCGACGGCAAAGGTGCTCGAGAAGGCCGGCATGAAGATCGGCGACATCGACATCACCGAGATCAACGAGGCATTCGCGTCGGTGGTGCTGTCCTGGGCCCGTGTGCACGAGCCCGACATGGACACCGTCAACGTCAACGGTGGCGCCATCGCGCTCGGCCATCCGGTGGGCAGCACCGGCAGCCGGCTGATCACCACCGCGCTGCACGAACTCGAGCGCACCGACAAGACCACCGCGCTGATCACGATGTGCGCCGGCGGGGCACTGTCGACCGGGACGATCATCGAGCGGATCTGA
- a CDS encoding bifunctional MaoC family dehydratase N-terminal/OB-fold nucleic acid binding domain-containing protein translates to MSADLQQGIDAIKADGKSEPRTGRDPVNQPMIHHWVDAIGDKNPIYVDEEAAKAAGHAGIVAPPAMIQVWTMGGLGQGRADDDPLSKMMNLFDDAGYVGVVATNCEQTYHRYLTPGEQLTVHAEITDVVGPKQTALGEGFFINQLITWTVPNGSADDETVAEMNWRIMKFKPRAEATSDVPDDLDPDKLMRPASSKDTQFFWDGVNAHELRIQRRPDGSLQHPPVPAVWKDHKEGVAPSDYLVSSGNGTVYSYVVHHAPKVPGRSLPFVIALVELDEGVRMLGELRGVDPSEVQIGMPVRATYIDFPDSDISPAWTLYAWEAAR, encoded by the coding sequence GTGAGCGCCGATCTCCAGCAGGGCATCGACGCGATCAAGGCGGACGGTAAGAGCGAGCCGCGAACCGGCCGGGATCCGGTGAACCAGCCGATGATTCATCACTGGGTGGACGCCATCGGCGACAAGAATCCGATCTACGTCGACGAGGAGGCCGCCAAGGCCGCCGGGCACGCCGGGATCGTGGCGCCACCGGCGATGATCCAGGTGTGGACGATGGGCGGCCTCGGACAGGGCCGCGCCGACGACGATCCGCTGTCGAAGATGATGAACCTGTTCGACGACGCCGGCTATGTCGGAGTGGTGGCGACCAACTGTGAGCAGACCTACCACAGGTACCTGACCCCGGGTGAGCAACTCACCGTCCACGCCGAGATCACCGATGTGGTGGGACCCAAGCAGACCGCGCTGGGCGAGGGCTTCTTCATCAACCAGCTCATCACCTGGACAGTGCCCAACGGTTCGGCCGACGACGAGACGGTCGCCGAGATGAACTGGCGCATCATGAAGTTCAAGCCTCGGGCCGAGGCGACGTCGGACGTCCCCGACGATCTGGACCCGGACAAGCTGATGCGGCCGGCCTCCTCCAAGGACACCCAGTTCTTCTGGGACGGCGTCAACGCCCATGAGTTGCGGATCCAGCGGCGCCCAGACGGTTCCCTGCAGCATCCGCCGGTGCCGGCGGTCTGGAAGGACCACAAAGAAGGAGTGGCGCCGTCCGATTATCTCGTCTCCTCGGGCAACGGCACGGTCTACAGCTATGTGGTGCACCACGCGCCGAAGGTGCCCGGCCGGAGCCTGCCTTTCGTGATCGCCCTCGTCGAGCTGGACGAGGGGGTGCGGATGCTCGGCGAACTGCGTGGCGTGGATCCCAGCGAAGTTCAGATCGGAATGCCCGTGCGCGCAACGTATATCGATTTCCCCGACAGCGACATCAGCCCCGCATGGACCCTGTACGCATGGGAGGCCGCCCGATGA
- a CDS encoding SDR family oxidoreductase: MGLLDGRVVIVTGAGGGIGRAHALAFAAEGARVVVNDIGVGLDGSPAGGGSAAQGVVDEIVAAGGEAVTSGANVADWGQAEGLIQTAVENFGGLDILVNNAGIVRDRMFANTSEEEFDAVTAVHLKGHFATMKHAGAYWRAKSKAGDTVDARIINTSSGAGLQGSVGQANYSASKAGIAALTLVAAAEMGRYGVTVNAIAPSARTRMTETVFAEMMSTQDAEFDAMAPENVSPLVVWLGSAEAREVTGKVFEVEGGKIRVAEGWAHGPEIDKGARWDPAELGPVVSDLLAKARPPVPVYGA; this comes from the coding sequence ATGGGACTGCTTGACGGCCGCGTGGTCATCGTGACGGGTGCAGGTGGTGGGATCGGCCGGGCGCACGCGCTGGCCTTCGCCGCCGAAGGCGCCCGCGTGGTGGTCAACGACATCGGTGTGGGTCTGGATGGATCACCCGCCGGGGGAGGCAGTGCTGCGCAGGGCGTCGTGGACGAAATCGTCGCCGCCGGCGGAGAAGCGGTCACCAGCGGAGCCAACGTCGCTGACTGGGGACAGGCCGAGGGGCTGATCCAGACCGCCGTGGAGAACTTCGGCGGACTCGACATCCTGGTGAACAACGCCGGGATCGTGCGGGATCGCATGTTCGCCAACACCAGTGAAGAGGAGTTCGACGCGGTCACCGCCGTGCACCTCAAGGGACACTTCGCCACGATGAAACACGCCGGTGCCTACTGGCGGGCCAAGTCCAAGGCCGGGGACACCGTCGACGCGCGCATCATCAACACCAGCTCCGGCGCCGGTCTGCAGGGCAGCGTCGGACAGGCCAACTACAGCGCGTCCAAGGCAGGCATCGCCGCGTTGACCTTGGTGGCCGCGGCCGAGATGGGCCGCTACGGAGTGACGGTCAACGCCATCGCCCCGTCGGCGCGTACCCGTATGACCGAGACGGTGTTCGCCGAGATGATGTCCACCCAGGACGCCGAGTTCGATGCGATGGCGCCGGAGAACGTCTCCCCGCTGGTGGTGTGGCTGGGCAGCGCCGAGGCGCGCGAGGTCACCGGCAAGGTGTTCGAGGTCGAGGGCGGCAAGATCCGCGTCGCCGAGGGGTGGGCACACGGTCCCGAGATCGACAAGGGCGCCCGCTGGGATCCGGCCGAACTCGGTCCGGTGGTCAGCGACCTGCTGGCCAAGGCGCGCCCGCCGGTGCCGGTCTACGGCGCCTGA
- a CDS encoding mycothiol-dependent nitroreductase Rv2466c family protein, with protein sequence MATPAQQREFDLHFYFDPVCPFAWMTSKWVRMVAAQRDYRVDWRFVSLRILNAHIDYASHFPPEYEAGHTAGLRLLRMMTRVRAEHGRAAVGSLYEAIGTHIFDTRHDVDPLTAAAQGAERLVAPLLADAGLPADLVRALDDAALDEQVRAETDEALSLTGRDVGTPILHFQPPEGTAFFGPVISRLPDPDDAITLWDHVIGLAEFAGFAELKRSLRELPQLAGLGVDVGEVGKQEDWHAGSRRLKR encoded by the coding sequence ATGGCGACGCCTGCGCAGCAACGAGAGTTCGATCTGCACTTCTACTTCGACCCGGTGTGCCCGTTTGCATGGATGACCAGCAAGTGGGTGCGGATGGTAGCGGCGCAGCGGGACTACCGGGTGGACTGGCGATTCGTCTCGTTGCGAATCCTCAACGCGCACATCGATTACGCCAGTCACTTCCCGCCGGAGTACGAGGCCGGACACACTGCGGGGTTGCGGCTGCTGCGGATGATGACGCGGGTGCGCGCCGAGCACGGACGGGCCGCGGTGGGCAGCCTCTACGAAGCGATCGGCACACACATTTTCGACACCCGCCACGACGTCGACCCGCTCACGGCTGCCGCGCAGGGGGCCGAGCGCCTCGTAGCCCCGCTACTGGCCGACGCCGGCCTTCCGGCTGACCTGGTCCGCGCGCTCGACGATGCCGCCCTCGACGAGCAGGTGCGCGCCGAGACCGACGAAGCTCTTTCCCTCACCGGACGCGACGTGGGCACCCCGATCCTGCATTTCCAGCCGCCGGAGGGCACGGCGTTCTTCGGCCCGGTGATCAGCCGCCTACCCGATCCGGACGACGCGATCACGCTGTGGGACCACGTGATCGGGCTCGCCGAGTTCGCGGGATTCGCCGAACTCAAACGCTCGCTGCGCGAGCTGCCGCAGCTGGCCGGTCTCGGGGTTGACGTCGGTGAGGTCGGCAAGCAGGAGGACTGGCACGCCGGAAGCCGCCGGCTGAAGAGGTGA
- a CDS encoding acyl-CoA dehydrogenase family protein, translating into MDFSPDEGQQAVADVVTSVLGRDNSWDALVSGGVTALAVPERLGGDGVGLAEITAALTEIGRHGTVSPALMTLGATAVLLDLADDAQQDRYLAGVGKGSVLSLALSEPGRALPEHPGVALADGKLTGTKVAVGYAQQADWLLVTTDSGVVVVPAGADGVTAAKTPASNGSDEYVVTFDGVAVDGADVLAGASVTRVNQLVLAVTGALAAGLVAGALRLTADYVATREQFGRPLSTFQTVAAQLSEVYIASRTISLLADSVAWRLSEGLDADDDLAILGYWLTSQAPPAMRLCHHLHGGMGMDITYPMDRYYSSIKDLTRLLGGPTHRLDLVGA; encoded by the coding sequence GTGGACTTCAGTCCAGACGAAGGGCAGCAGGCGGTCGCCGACGTGGTGACGTCGGTGCTCGGTCGCGACAACAGCTGGGACGCGCTCGTCAGCGGTGGGGTCACCGCACTGGCCGTCCCGGAACGCCTAGGCGGTGACGGCGTCGGTCTGGCAGAGATCACGGCGGCACTCACCGAGATCGGCAGGCACGGCACCGTCAGCCCGGCGTTGATGACGCTGGGTGCGACGGCGGTGCTGCTCGATCTCGCCGACGACGCCCAGCAGGACCGCTACCTGGCCGGCGTGGGCAAGGGGTCGGTGCTGTCGCTGGCGCTGAGTGAACCCGGGCGAGCCCTGCCCGAGCACCCTGGTGTCGCGCTGGCTGACGGCAAGCTCACCGGTACCAAGGTCGCGGTCGGGTATGCGCAGCAGGCGGACTGGCTGCTCGTCACCACCGACAGCGGCGTCGTGGTCGTCCCCGCCGGCGCGGACGGCGTCACCGCTGCGAAGACGCCGGCGTCCAACGGCTCCGACGAGTACGTGGTCACCTTCGACGGCGTCGCCGTCGACGGAGCCGACGTCCTCGCCGGCGCGTCGGTGACGCGGGTCAACCAGCTCGTGCTCGCTGTCACCGGGGCGCTCGCGGCCGGTCTGGTGGCCGGTGCGTTGCGACTGACGGCCGACTACGTCGCCACCCGCGAGCAGTTCGGCAGGCCGCTGTCGACGTTCCAGACCGTGGCCGCCCAACTCTCCGAGGTGTACATCGCCTCGCGCACGATCTCGCTGCTCGCCGACTCGGTGGCGTGGCGGCTGTCCGAGGGACTCGACGCCGACGACGATCTCGCCATCCTGGGGTACTGGCTGACCTCGCAGGCGCCGCCGGCGATGCGGCTGTGCCACCACCTGCACGGCGGCATGGGAATGGACATCACCTACCCGATGGACCGCTACTACTCCTCCATCAAGGACCTCACCCGGCTGTTGGGTGGTCCGACGCATCGCCTCGATCTGGTGGGAGCCTGA
- the fadE29 gene encoding acyl-CoA dehydrogenase FadE29 — MYIELTPEQRQLQAELRQYFSTLITPEEAAAMESDRHNEAYRTVIKRMGSDGKLGVGWPKEYGGLGFGPVEQQIFVNEANRADVPLPLVTLQTVGPTLQVYGTDEQKKKFLPGILSGDIHFAIGYSEPEAGTDLASLRTTAVRHGDEFIVNGQKMWTTGAHDADYIWLACRTDPDAPKHKGISILIVDTKDPGYSWTPIILSDGAHHTNASYYNDVRVPADMLVGEENGGWKLITTQLNHERVGLGPAGRIAGIYDQVHTWASKPGSDGVTPIDQPAVQRLLAQIKAIWRVNELLNWQVAASGETIAVADAAATKVFSTERIQEVGRLAEEIVGGYGNPADTETAELLDWLDKMTKRNLVITFGGGVNEVMREMISASGLKVPRVIR; from the coding sequence ATGTACATCGAACTCACCCCTGAACAGCGCCAGCTGCAAGCTGAACTGCGCCAGTACTTCTCGACGCTGATCACGCCCGAAGAAGCCGCGGCGATGGAGTCCGACCGGCACAACGAGGCCTATCGCACGGTCATCAAGCGGATGGGTTCGGACGGCAAGCTGGGTGTCGGCTGGCCCAAGGAGTACGGCGGGCTGGGTTTCGGCCCGGTTGAACAGCAGATCTTCGTCAACGAGGCCAACCGCGCCGACGTCCCGCTGCCGCTGGTCACGCTGCAGACCGTGGGACCCACGCTGCAGGTGTACGGCACCGACGAGCAGAAGAAGAAGTTCCTGCCCGGGATCCTCTCCGGTGACATCCATTTCGCGATCGGCTACTCCGAGCCGGAGGCCGGCACCGACTTGGCCTCGCTGCGCACCACAGCCGTTCGTCACGGTGACGAGTTCATCGTCAACGGGCAGAAGATGTGGACCACCGGCGCCCACGACGCCGACTACATCTGGCTGGCGTGCCGCACCGACCCGGATGCGCCCAAACACAAGGGCATCTCGATCCTCATCGTCGACACCAAGGATCCGGGCTACTCCTGGACGCCGATCATCCTGTCGGACGGGGCGCACCACACCAACGCCTCCTACTACAACGACGTGCGGGTGCCCGCCGACATGCTGGTCGGTGAGGAGAACGGCGGCTGGAAGCTGATCACCACCCAGCTCAACCACGAGCGGGTCGGACTGGGGCCCGCCGGACGCATCGCCGGCATCTACGACCAGGTGCACACGTGGGCCTCGAAGCCGGGTTCTGACGGGGTCACCCCGATCGACCAGCCCGCGGTGCAACGGCTGCTGGCGCAGATCAAAGCGATCTGGCGGGTCAACGAACTGCTGAACTGGCAGGTGGCCGCCTCCGGGGAGACCATCGCCGTCGCCGACGCCGCGGCCACCAAAGTCTTTTCCACCGAACGGATCCAGGAGGTGGGCCGGCTGGCCGAGGAGATCGTCGGAGGTTACGGGAACCCGGCCGACACCGAGACCGCTGAACTGCTCGACTGGCTGGACAAGATGACCAAACGCAATCTCGTCATCACGTTCGGCGGCGGGGTCAACGAAGTGATGCGGGAGATGATCTCCGCCTCGGGCCTGAAGGTGCCGAGGGTGATCCGGTGA
- a CDS encoding lipid-transfer protein produces MLSGKAAIAGIGATDFSKNSGRSELRLAAEAVLDALDDAGLAPSDVDGLVTFTMDSNLETAVARATGIGDLTFFSQIGYGGGAAAATVQQAALAVATGVAEVVVAYRAFNERSEHRFGQVMTGLTVNADSRGVEYSWSYPHGLSTPAASVAMIAQRYMHEYGATSADFGAVSVADRKHAANNPKAHFYGKPITIEDHQNSRWIAEPLRLLDCCQETDGGVAIVVTTPERAKDLKHRPVTIEAAAQAAGADQFTMYSYYREELGLPEMGLVGRQLWEQSDLSPADIQTAVLYDHFTPYTLIQLEELGFCAKGEAKDFIAGGAIEVGGRLPINTHGGQLGEAYIHGMNGIAEGVRQLRGTSVNPVPDVEHVLVTAGTGVPTSGLILG; encoded by the coding sequence ATGCTCTCCGGCAAGGCCGCGATCGCCGGTATCGGTGCGACCGACTTCTCCAAGAACTCCGGCCGCAGCGAGCTTCGCCTGGCGGCCGAGGCGGTGCTCGACGCGCTCGACGACGCCGGGCTCGCGCCGTCGGACGTCGACGGCCTGGTCACCTTCACCATGGACTCCAACCTGGAGACCGCCGTGGCGCGGGCCACCGGAATCGGTGATCTGACATTCTTCAGCCAGATCGGTTACGGCGGTGGTGCGGCGGCAGCGACCGTCCAGCAGGCGGCGCTGGCCGTGGCCACCGGGGTCGCTGAAGTGGTGGTCGCCTATCGGGCCTTCAACGAGCGCTCGGAACACCGGTTCGGACAGGTGATGACGGGTCTGACCGTCAACGCCGATTCGCGCGGCGTCGAGTACAGCTGGTCCTACCCGCATGGTCTGAGCACGCCGGCGGCGTCGGTGGCGATGATCGCGCAGCGCTACATGCACGAATACGGCGCCACCAGCGCAGATTTTGGTGCCGTGTCGGTCGCCGACCGCAAGCACGCCGCGAACAACCCGAAGGCGCACTTCTACGGTAAGCCGATCACCATCGAGGACCACCAGAACTCGCGATGGATCGCCGAACCGCTGCGGCTGCTCGACTGCTGCCAGGAGACCGACGGTGGTGTCGCCATCGTCGTCACCACACCGGAGCGGGCCAAAGACCTCAAACACCGCCCGGTGACCATCGAAGCGGCTGCTCAGGCCGCAGGGGCCGATCAGTTCACCATGTACTCGTACTACCGCGAGGAGCTCGGCCTGCCGGAGATGGGCCTGGTGGGCCGCCAGCTGTGGGAGCAGAGCGACCTGTCTCCCGCAGACATCCAGACCGCGGTCCTCTACGACCACTTCACTCCCTACACGCTGATCCAGCTCGAGGAGCTCGGCTTCTGCGCTAAAGGAGAGGCGAAGGATTTCATCGCCGGTGGAGCGATCGAGGTCGGTGGACGGTTGCCGATCAACACCCACGGCGGGCAGCTCGGTGAGGCCTACATCCACGGCATGAACGGCATCGCCGAAGGGGTTCGGCAGCTGCGAGGCACGTCGGTCAACCCGGTTCCGGACGTGGAGCATGTTCTGGTCACCGCGGGTACCGGGGTGCCGACCTCCGGCCTGATCCTGGGTTGA
- a CDS encoding MaoC family dehydratase yields the protein MGGRPMTAAGAAPVLEVGATLPELKIYGDPTFIVSTAIATRDYQDVHHDRDKAQAKGSKDIFVNILTDTGLVQRYLTDWAGPTARITSIGLRLGVPWYAYDTITFTGEVTAVDDGVATVKVVGANSLGNHVIATATLDVGSSREHSSQELEDR from the coding sequence ATGGGAGGCCGCCCGATGACCGCCGCCGGCGCGGCGCCGGTTCTCGAGGTGGGCGCCACCCTGCCCGAACTCAAGATCTACGGCGACCCGACGTTCATCGTGTCGACGGCCATCGCGACCCGCGACTACCAGGACGTGCACCACGACCGGGACAAGGCGCAGGCCAAGGGCTCCAAGGACATCTTCGTCAACATCCTGACCGACACCGGTCTGGTGCAGCGCTACCTCACCGACTGGGCGGGCCCGACGGCACGGATCACCTCGATCGGGTTGCGCCTCGGGGTGCCGTGGTACGCCTACGACACCATCACGTTCACCGGTGAGGTCACCGCCGTCGACGACGGTGTCGCCACCGTGAAGGTCGTCGGTGCCAACAGCCTCGGCAACCACGTCATCGCCACCGCGACACTCGATGTCGGTTCTTCGCGCGAGCACTCATCACAAGAACTGGAGGACCGCTGA